In Gossypium arboreum isolate Shixiya-1 chromosome 3, ASM2569848v2, whole genome shotgun sequence, the sequence AAAATATCATAGATTGTTTTGTAAAGAATGGACTATCAAATATATgggattaaataaattttaaatataaaagaatATTAATCGATTATATAAAGCACTCTTCAATaaatttcacaaataaaatttaattattaacaaatctaaaataaataaggAAAACCATTATCTTAtacattaaacaataaaattatctacaacattataaaaaaaaatctacAACAAGATCATCTCATTCTAAGTTTATAAAATGGAAGTTTAATAAAAACATATGTTTTGTGTAACTTTTAGAGATTTTTTCTTTAGTTTGCTTGTTATATAAGACCTtgacttatttatttattaatctttctacttttaaattttaaaaccacTACTTTATATTAGTTAAAATTTAACAATGCACCTGCTGATGCAGATTGTTTCAGTTGGGGCAACCAGTAATAAGTGGAACAAGTTAGTGCAATCgacataaatcaaaatatttatcgATATTAAAATGAGAAGtgattatttgatttattattaaaAGATGCATATCAATTGATGTAACtggaattaataaaatatttattaatgatgaataaaagtgaaaaaaaatatGATAACGATGGTAAAGAGGGTTAATTAATAAAGAAGTATGATGAGTGATGTGAGAATGTGATCACAGGTTTAAATGAACAAAGATTTTTAAGAAGtgaatagaattgaaatgtgagGGAACTATTATTAAATTGGTGACATTTGACTCTATTTTTGGTTGGAGATGTAGTGGGTTGAGGGTAGAAAGGGGCCGGGAAGGGAAAGGGAGCTAAAAAAGGGAAATTAAGGtaggaaagagagaaaaaggaaGAAATAAGGTGAAAGGAAAGAAAGGGAGACAAtagaagtgtttttttttttttttaatatgtttaaaatattatagCTTTTTTTTATAATCATAtataatttcttaaattttttgaaaaaataaatttaactcttaCTATTTTTTCATTTAATTGGGCCTTTGAACTAATAAAACTAGCAAATAGGCTCTTCAATTAAAATTGATCATAATAACGTTGACTTGGTCATTAACGACACTGATGTGGCTTTTCATGTCAGCGACAGTTACTGGCGTGGAAATGTCACATTAGCTACCATGTCAACAAAAGATAAAAATtcaaaacttttaaaataaaaaattaaaagtaatatttaattttttattggaATGAATTTGGACACATGGTTGTTCAATTTCATTTGTTTTAaagattaatttcttttaaaaaattttaaaaatttttaatattttttaaaagaattataaattctaaaacattattaaaatttataaaaatattaaataaatttaaaaaattaaaatcaataaaaccatttaaaaattcTAGATTCATTGAAAATGatttttctaaattatataaagtttaaaaatattaaaatttaaaataatatttattttataaaaattttttatttttaaatattctaaAAGCTACCAATACAATTAAAACATTATACAAAtcaatttttaaagaaaattaattttaatattttaaaatttttataatttaggaaAAATCTTCTTGAATGAATTTGGTCATATAGTTGTCCAGATTCCATGTAAATGTAAACAACCATATGTCCAGATTTATTATGGGCTTAATTTTAAatcgttttattattttattaacttttaaatttttatatatttaataatattttaaaagtttataatttttaatatatattttaactttttaaaaaattaagcttTGAAATGAATTAACTTGGACAACAATATGTCTAGTTTCATtttgattaaaaattaaatattccttttatttaaaaaattattttttatatttttactaacatAGAACTACTATGTCAGCAACAGATGTCAGCAACTATCTCTGACATGTAGCTCCATGTTAGTGTTGTTAATGGCCACAGCAGGATTGTAACAGTCAATGCTAGTAAAAAGTTTGTTTGGTTAGTTTTATTAATTCAAGGGCTCAATTGGGTTCAAAAGGTTGTAgtgacttaattgattttttcgAAAAAATTTGAGTGCCTTTTAAAGCATAAttttttatatgttaataattatatttatttaatataaaaaaagtaGTTAAGGTAATTCACCTttgtttaaaagttttaaaagggACAAGGTCGgtattttaatgaatttgataggtTAATCCTGTATTTAAAAGATTTAATTAAGGTTTTCTATTAAgaattttccttttccttttctttttctttaaaagTATAAATTGATTATTATGCATTTATGACATGAAATATCATATAATACTATCTTTTTGGTATGTTGAACGTGGAAAAGATGAACGTATGAAAATTAAATGAGAACCATCGTTCTTTTCATAATTTGGTAGAAATTTTCCATTGTTAGACAATTTCTTTTTACAAATTAATGCAGGTTAATCGGTACAAGGGTGCCAATTACAACAttctttttccattttaattCCAAATCATTTACTGCTTAAGAATGAAGAGATTTACCAGCATGCTTGCTCAGTTAGATTCCCATACTTTAGTCTCTTAAGCTTTATGGGATTTcagaatataaatattttttgggGGTCAACTGAGTTTTCTTTATCTACTACCGACTCTTATAGTTTTAGTGCTCAATTTCAGGATTGATTATCCAATGATTTCACTTGTTGTCCTAcccaaaattaactaaattcattattgaaTTAACACCATTTTATACATATGCATATGACCaaagtttatatataaatttaatacgtACCTATTTATCAATAATTAAATttagagaaaattatttaatataatcagtatttttataattaataatttaaattctcAGCGTAGCaggattaaaaataaataaatctagtATTAGACGCGAAGAAAAGTTGCTTAGAAGCAAAGTAGATTGACGACCTTGGCGTGGCCGCAAGGGATGAAAAGAATTCTAAATTATCCTTTTAaatgtatacatatatacatacaggGATTACGTAATGGAAGATTCATTCCAACAAATGTGCTTATAACTAAGCAAACGAAATGTTGGTTACAAAAAATAAGATCAAAGttctgaagaaaaaaaaaaagagagagagagagagagagcgaaTCTAATTATAAGTAAAACCCTTTTATGATATGCATGAGATGAAACAAAACAATGGCGAAGGAAGTTGGTAGGCTAAGCAGAAGAAGAAGTGCCATCCCCAAAGCAAAGCTTGGCCTCGTTTCCATTAACTTGTATTGCAAATACCCTAGTGCTTCACAGACATCAAGGTCGTAATATGATTTCTTGTATTCCTTCTCCCACTCCATCCAATGCCGGGGTGGTTCGTAACTCTTCTCCGACTTGGTCATCTCGTGAATCCGCATTCTTAACACGATCATGTTCTGGTCGACAAGCTTGCCGTCGAAGTTGTGACTGTGGGCATCTCTTTTCGAGGCCAGTATTTTGGTATAAACGGTTTTCGAGGGAGGACGAAAAGGAAGAGGTGAAGCTAAGGAATGATTGTTGCAAAGAGAGGAAGTGGTTTCCATGGTTGGTTAAAATAAAAGGTTGTGAAATGATGGAGGAATGAGGGAATATATATGGGTTTGGGAGTATTTATAGAGGAAGTACGTTATTGGGAGCAGAGGCTTGAATTGAAGAGTTAGCAGAAAATGAAGGCAGTTGGAGATTCATTTTCGGGACGTGTGGGCCAATCCACGGTTGATTTTAACGCGTAATActggtttttcttttctttttaattaaggTTGCAATGAAAACGCAACGCATCTGGGTGAAGCGTGAGAGAGCCTCCAATCATTATTGACTTTAAATTTATCATTCACTACATAATCTTCAGTGTAATCATACATCCATATCGTATCTGTCCGTTTTGAGGTCAATTGCGCTCTTCAATACAAGTTTagctaaaattaaaaataaataattaagacATCGTGGAATTAAAATAATTACCCTAATTTTATAATTGTAAATGTTTAACATTAAAATCGGGGTTTCTACGCTTATAAATGCTttctaaaatctaaaaaaaaaagatttgagAAAGGATTACTTAGAAAATGCTAAAATAGAAATTAAAGAATGAATTCTTTGAAAGAAAACACTACtacttcatttattaatttcAGTGTTTATGTACACAGAGATGAATAGAAGTAAGGGAATAACTGTTGTTAACAGCTTTCATAGCAACTTAATAGATCCTAACAAACTTCTCTTAATAGAATACTTTAACATTCACCCATCTTCCCGAGAGGTAAGACTCGAAGAAGATTATGGAACCGAGTAAAAACAGAAGCTGATAGAGGTTTAGTGAGGAT encodes:
- the LOC108475151 gene encoding uncharacterized protein LOC108475151, whose translation is METTSSLCNNHSLASPLPFRPPSKTVYTKILASKRDAHSHNFDGKLVDQNMIVLRMRIHEMTKSEKSYEPPRHWMEWEKEYKKSYYDLDVCEALGYLQYKLMETRPSFALGMALLLLLSLPTSFAIVLFHLMHIIKGFYL